One Candidatus Obscuribacterales bacterium DNA window includes the following coding sequences:
- a CDS encoding EI24 domain-containing protein, whose translation MSASEPSKKKEALPTSGIGGLVAGFSYPLRAIAFLQQTPRLAWYVLIPIIINVIVGGTFYTWALSAGFNGIDGLMAGLPDWARFLELLLRGLLAIILLIATGLLLLQFGGILGSPLYGRLSEELEILRTGHKPEDVPGIGSIVRDIWRAILFELKKLVLVIGLGLPLFFIGWFPGIGTAIATVGSIGLGVTIVCLDFFDPALERRRLRFRDKLGWVRRSFPASATFGLVSLGLVSIPFVNLLAIPLCITAGTLFFCDRILPKLEPGNRD comes from the coding sequence ATGAGTGCATCAGAACCAAGCAAAAAAAAAGAAGCCCTGCCAACAAGTGGGATTGGAGGACTTGTTGCTGGATTTAGCTATCCCCTCAGAGCGATCGCCTTTCTGCAACAGACCCCGCGCCTAGCCTGGTATGTCTTGATTCCCATCATCATCAATGTCATCGTCGGCGGCACCTTCTACACCTGGGCTCTCTCAGCAGGCTTTAACGGCATTGATGGGCTAATGGCCGGTCTGCCGGACTGGGCACGATTTCTGGAGCTGCTGCTCCGAGGCTTACTGGCCATTATCTTGTTGATTGCCACGGGACTGCTGCTGCTGCAATTTGGCGGCATTCTGGGTTCGCCCCTCTACGGACGGCTATCGGAAGAGCTGGAAATTCTGCGCACAGGACATAAACCCGAGGACGTCCCTGGCATTGGCAGCATTGTGCGGGATATTTGGCGCGCTATTTTGTTTGAGCTGAAAAAATTGGTGCTGGTGATCGGGTTAGGTCTACCGCTGTTTTTCATCGGCTGGTTTCCCGGCATTGGCACGGCGATCGCCACCGTAGGCAGCATTGGACTGGGGGTGACTATTGTTTGCTTAGACTTTTTTGATCCGGCTTTGGAACGCCGCCGCCTGCGATTTCGCGACAAGCTAGGCTGGGTGCGCCGCAGTTTTCCAGCCAGCGCCACCTTTGGCCTGGTCAGTCTAGGACTGGTGAGTATTCCCTTCGTCAACCTGCTGGCCATTCCCCTTTGCATTACGGCGGGCACCTTGTTTTTCTGCGATCGCATTTTGCCCAAACTGGAACCGGGCAATCGCGACTAG
- a CDS encoding thiolase family protein: MSRAPIIVAARRTPIGRVGRSLRSLSVEQLAAPVLRALLEDVGLGPDAVADVVLGNAMGPGGNPARLAALTAGFPVSVPGLTVDRQCGSGLAAINLAARLIQSGAGDCYIAGGMESVSTAPWRIEKPASLYDLPRFTHRARFAPAALGDPDMGAAADQVAQTYGIRRDRQDAYALQSHQKAIAAEQAGRFALERVPVPLSSQTRVTDDDCPRASLSLERLAKLPPVFSPEGTVTVGNACPINDGAAAVLIMAEEQCRALGIRQGLRFVDAAIAGVDPNLAGIGPVASTRLLLNLYPALTWAEVHHVEFNEAFAAQVLACLDVLEIPPELVNPGGGAIALGHPYGASGAILMTRLFTDLVRHRSPGAWRGLALIGVGGGLGISTLVERWDG; this comes from the coding sequence ATGAGCCGTGCGCCGATCATTGTGGCGGCCCGACGTACCCCCATTGGGCGGGTGGGGCGATCGCTGCGATCGCTCTCGGTGGAGCAGTTGGCAGCTCCTGTACTGCGGGCCTTGCTAGAGGATGTGGGGCTGGGCCCCGATGCGGTGGCGGATGTGGTGTTGGGTAATGCGATGGGCCCAGGGGGCAATCCGGCCCGGCTGGCGGCGCTGACGGCAGGTTTTCCAGTCTCGGTGCCGGGGCTGACGGTGGATCGCCAGTGTGGATCGGGGTTGGCGGCCATTAATCTAGCAGCTCGACTAATTCAATCGGGGGCGGGCGATTGCTACATAGCTGGCGGTATGGAAAGCGTGAGTACGGCACCTTGGCGGATCGAGAAACCTGCTTCCCTCTATGACCTGCCTCGGTTCACCCATCGGGCCCGCTTTGCTCCGGCAGCCCTCGGTGATCCAGATATGGGCGCAGCGGCAGATCAAGTGGCCCAAACCTACGGCATTCGCCGCGATCGCCAAGATGCCTACGCTCTCCAGAGTCATCAGAAGGCGATCGCGGCGGAGCAGGCAGGACGTTTTGCTCTAGAACGGGTGCCGGTGCCCCTGTCTAGCCAAACCAGGGTGACCGACGATGACTGTCCCAGGGCTAGTTTATCCCTAGAACGCTTGGCAAAGCTGCCGCCGGTGTTTAGTCCTGAGGGAACGGTAACCGTAGGCAACGCCTGCCCGATCAACGACGGAGCGGCGGCGGTGCTGATCATGGCGGAGGAGCAGTGCCGTGCCTTGGGCATTCGTCAGGGGCTACGGTTTGTGGACGCGGCGATCGCAGGCGTCGATCCTAACCTAGCGGGCATCGGCCCCGTCGCCTCAACTCGGTTACTCCTGAACCTCTACCCGGCGCTCACCTGGGCAGAGGTGCACCACGTGGAGTTTAACGAAGCCTTTGCCGCCCAAGTTTTGGCTTGCTTAGATGTCCTAGAGATTCCGCCTGAGTTGGTGAATCCTGGCGGTGGCGCGATCGCCCTGGGCCATCCCTACGGGGCCTCCGGGGCGATTTTAATGACGCGGTTGTTTACCGATTTGGTTCGCCATCGTTCGCCGGGAGCGTGGCGTGGCCTGGCGCTGATTGGCGTGGGCGGTGGCTTAGGGATTTCCACCCTGGTGGAACGCTGGGATGGCTAG